A window of the bacterium genome harbors these coding sequences:
- a CDS encoding transposase, producing MCGKPPNQPYQQNEAACQVFRKAILRKLSDPELTVWFGDETGISADHRPRKRWVHKGKRITILTNGSHRQENRIGAVQPQSGRLIALQVPEVDSDVFLVFLDELANEIKGENTLLVLDIA from the coding sequence TTGTGCGGAAAGCCACCCAACCAACCCTATCAGCAGAATGAAGCTGCCTGCCAAGTCTTTCGGAAAGCGATTCTGCGGAAACTGTCTGATCCCGAACTGACGGTCTGGTTCGGCGACGAAACGGGCATCTCAGCCGACCACCGACCCCGCAAACGATGGGTGCATAAGGGGAAACGGATAACGATTCTAACCAACGGAAGCCATCGGCAGGAAAATAGAATCGGTGCCGTTCAGCCACAATCGGGGCGGTTGATCGCATTGCAGGTACCGGAAGTCGACAGCGATGTGTTTCTGGTCTTTCTCGACGAGCTCGCGAACGAGATAAAAGGCGAAAACACATTACTGGTGCTGGATATCGCATGA
- a CDS encoding transposase — protein sequence MYLPTYSPDLNPIERLWLYLTKHYFNNRHTQKYTIQ from the coding sequence ATGTATCTGCCAACCTACTCACCCGACCTGAATCCAATAGAGCGGCTCTGGCTCTATCTCACAAAACACTACTTCAACAATCGGCACACCCAAAAGTACACCATACAGTGA
- a CDS encoding PAS domain S-box protein, translated as MSPKTISVSGEASDTDYTYSVIFENALEGIAITDSTNMFIDVNPSCCKMLGYDRTELLQLSIFDVFVKDEIESMKHVFDELLSTKLDFVEKKILRKDGLSKHVELNVKKLPDGRFLYFIFEMSVSKIHKEKHQLTEQEIQNIICNFPFGSHHYELQAGNRLVFMGANPAADEILG; from the coding sequence ATGAGCCCAAAAACTATTTCAGTAAGTGGAGAAGCAAGCGATACCGATTACACTTATAGTGTAATTTTCGAGAATGCATTAGAAGGTATCGCGATCACAGATTCAACTAATATGTTTATCGACGTTAATCCGTCGTGTTGTAAAATGCTTGGTTATGATCGCACTGAGTTACTTCAGTTATCGATTTTCGACGTGTTTGTTAAAGACGAAATTGAGTCGATGAAACATGTTTTCGATGAGTTACTATCAACGAAATTGGATTTTGTGGAAAAGAAGATACTTCGAAAAGATGGATTGTCAAAACATGTCGAGTTAAACGTAAAAAAGTTACCAGACGGACGATTCCTATATTTTATTTTCGAAATGTCGGTGAGCAAAATTCACAAAGAAAAACATCAGCTTACCGAGCAAGAAATTCAAAACATCATCTGTAATTTTCCATTCGGTTCGCACCATTATGAATTGCAAGCTGGAAACCGACTTGTTTTCATGGGGGCAAACCCCGCCGCTGACGAAATATTGGG